The window CTTCCTGTTCGGCTTCGCCGCTCAATATCCTGATATAAGCAATGGCCGACGATGCGTTATGCGCCACCTGCCTGCGGGTATGCATCTGGAAAGCGACGTCAATCTCGGGGATCTTTGGCACATCGGCAGGAAGCTTATCTGCAAAAATCACATCAATTGTCCAGTCATCAGGTAACTCTATCGCGTAGTCATCAGCAATCCGTTGAATCTCGTTCCTGAACACCTCCTTTTCGTGCACATAAACCGCACCCTCGTAAAGATGTTTGTCGTCGGGGTCGGGTGCCAGGTAAAGCAACAGTTCCTTAATGTGCCTGCCTTCGCCGCCTTCAACCTTTTGCAGGGCCTCTTTTATAAAACGTAGTATGGCTTCGCGCAGGCCCTTTACATCAACCTGTCCCTTTTCTCCGCCGCTTTTACTAAAAAAACTAAATGCCATATTTTAAAACTCTAAGTCTGAAATTCTAAATCCTAAAAAAGAAACCTAAATCTGCAATCCCACTCACCACTCCCTATTCACCACTCACCACCTCATCGGTAATACTCTTCATATAGCCCTTCTCCAAAAGGAAAGGAATCACGTGTTTCCCGGCTAAATGTACCGCATCTGACGATCCTTTGGTCGATTCTACACGGATACAAACAACCATATTGCCTTTTCCGTTTGCCTCTGGCGCAAAAAACACATACCAGCCATCGTTAACGCTTTTATTTTTAACAATACGCTCGGGCGTACCGCTCTTACCTGCAACCGCTATACCCAGTATGGGCACCTTTGGCGCGCTTTGCGTTATCATGTATTGCTTCAGCAGGGCAGCATAATCTGGTTTGTCGGCCAGGGTAATACCTGCCTTTACGGGCATTTTTGTTTTGCCAACATTTAATACAAACCGATTGGCTAATAACACACCATTATTGGCCACACCAGATACCAGCCGCGCAACAGATGCCGGGGTAGCAATGAGCTCCCCCTGCCCCCATGCCATACCCGAAATACCTTTAGCCCTGGTTTTGTGAATATTGTTAGGATCATACCGGGGTTTGGTGTTAAACTCGGTTTTACGCCATAGGTTACGCCACTTTTCTTCCTGGGCATCGTTTTCGGCAGGTTTATTATAATAATAGCCGCCCACGCCATGCAAAAACATCCCGGTTTTCATATAAAGGTTTACCATATACTCTTCCAAATGTTGCTGGTTAGCCAGCTTAATGAAATACACGTTGTTTGATTTGGCAATAGCGCGTTCCATCGTAATGATACCGGTTTCGTCCGGCTCGATACCTTTGGTACGGATCCGCTCTTCCATACTTACATGGTAGGTTACCTTAGATGCATCAATACCCAGTTTATTAAATGCCGACATGGCTGTTAATACTTTGGCTGTTGAACCCGGCTGTGAGGCATAAGTGAAGCCCAGATCAGTAGTGGTCATCCAGTTGGATAGTTTATTCTGATCGGCTTGCGACATCGTTAGTTGATCCCAGTTGTGAACCGGTGGCAGGGGGTACTGTGCCGATACCAGCACATCGCCAGTGTTGGCCTCCATCACTACAACGGACACCCGGTTATCATACAAAGATGTATCAGTTGCAATCGACTGTTGGATTTTTGTTTGCAAATCGGCGTCCATCGTCAGCTTAACATCCCGGTTGCGGTTTCTAAATGCGGCTACTTCGGGGCCGTTAATATCGGCCAACAGTAACGGAGCCAGTTCGCTATAGTCCTTTTTAGCTACCGTCATTTCCTTTACCCCACGCGGCAAAAACCTGTCTTCCTGGTAGCGCGATGCTTTTACATTATAACTGCTGATGGGCATTTTAAAACCACGTAATTCGGCCGCGTGTTCATACTCGGCAAAGTAGCCGTTGGTACTGCCGTTAAATACACCGGTATTTACATCGCCCGTCCAAAAAAACATCTGTTCTTCAAAGGGATAAAACCGTTCCAGCCGCTTGTGCACTGCCGAATCGAGGTTATAATCTTTTACGCCCGCCACAGCCAGTTTTTTCTGTTGCTTCGCAATAAGTTCGGGTTTGCTGGTAGCCAG is drawn from Mucilaginibacter ginsenosidivorax and contains these coding sequences:
- a CDS encoding FHA domain-containing protein; the protein is MAFSFFSKSGGEKGQVDVKGLREAILRFIKEALQKVEGGEGRHIKELLLYLAPDPDDKHLYEGAVYVHEKEVFRNEIQRIADDYAIELPDDWTIDVIFADKLPADVPKIPEIDVAFQMHTRRQVAHNASSAIAYIRILSGEAEQEEYLIKATDGKINIGRDKKVITENGSYRLNKIIFPADSNDPSNKFISRQHAHIEWNKDAECFMIFADEGGVPPRNKTKISIAADDKLIKLNSTQIGHPMNEGDQVILGESVVFLFSVKAEG